In the Mastacembelus armatus chromosome 2, fMasArm1.2, whole genome shotgun sequence genome, one interval contains:
- the LOC113127172 gene encoding cyclin-T2-like isoform X2: MAAHRGPSTKWLFTREQLENTPSRRCGIEADRELSYRQQAANLIQDIGQRLNVSQLIINTAIVYMHRFYMIHSFTKFHRNVISQTTLFLAAKVEEQPRKLEHVIKIAHACINPQEPALDTKSNAFQLQAQELVALETVVLQTLASKDLAQTSYFMATNSLHLTTFCLQYRPTVVACVCIHLACKWSNWEIPVSTDGKHWWEYVDRTVTLQLLDELTHEFLQILEKTPSRLKRIRNWRAIQAAKKPKTEGPTVDSAFQGTSLESLPGVASSFFPSTSASDSVDMPSLNAIAGPYTSYQPLSDQSTTCDYDQFSQPSHSDYTLLKHEHKAAGGSSSKHQQLGVNTATFSRPQKVLTLEKYREKHAAELALQNGATEDPSTDMYTTPAALSSHHHKKRSHPQQASQAGDNRREKSSSKKPRLPSSFTENGSATSEELKMRIKVSSERHGGSEQGGTLSGKDKHKEHSSHRHSKHGHSYSLSGNSRGTIDNASISLRAPSSHCNDGGSSGSSRKRPHSDTGNHNHHHHHHHHNHHHHSSKSSRSSKGGLSSTHYSSESSQRMMEHHGHDGTNGVLTSNGQHTDYKDTFDMLDSLLSAQGMNL; encoded by the exons ATGGCGGCGCACCGGGGTCCCTCTACGAAATGGCTCTTCACCCGGGAGCAGCTCGAAAACACGCCGTCTCGACGCTGCGGAATAGAGGCCGACAGGGAGCTGTCCTACCGGCAGCAGGCCGCCAACCTGATCCAGGACATAGGCCAGAGACTCAACGT CTCCCAACTCATCATCAACACTGCAATAGTCTATATGCACAGGTTTTATATGATTCACTCCTTCACCAAGTTCCATAGAAAT GTCATCTCGCAGACCACATTGTTCCTGGCAGCTAAAGTTGAGGAGCAGCCCAGGAAGCTGGAGCATGTCATTAAAATAGCCCATGCCTGCATTAACCCACAAGAGCCTGCCCTAGACACTAAGAGCAAT GCATTCCAGCTGCAGGCACAAGAGCTGGTAGCACTGGAAACAGTAGTGCTGCAAACGCTGG CAAGCAAGGATTTGGCACAGACTTCCTATTTCATGGCTACCAACAG TTTGCACCTCACCACTTTCTGCCTGCAGTACAGACCCACAGTCGTTGCCTGTGTCTGCATCCACCTGGCCTGTAAGTGGTCCAACTGGGAGATCCCTGTATCGACAGATGGCAAACACTGGTGGGAGTATGTGGACCGCACTGTGACGTTACAGCTGCTGGATG AGCTCACTCATGAGTTTCTTCAGATCCTGGAGAAGACGCCCAGCAGGTTGAAGAGGATCAGAAACTGGAGG GCGATTCAAGCAGCTAAGAAGCCAAAGACAGAGGGCCCAACAGTGGACAGTGCCTTCCAGGGGACGTCCTTAGAAAGCCTTCCTGGTGTCGCCAGCTCTTTCTTCCCTTCCACCTCTGCATCTGACTCCGTAGACATGCCCTCCTTGAACGCCATCGCGGGCCCTTACACCTCCTACCAGCCGCTCAGCGACCAGTCGACGACCTGCGACTATGACCAGTTCTCCCAGCCTTCCCATTCGGACTACACGCTgctgaaacatgaacacaaagctgcagGCGGGTCTAGCAGCAAACACCAGCAGCTGGGTGTGAACACCGCGACTTTTTCACGGCCTCAGAAAGTTTTGACTCTCgaaaagtacagagagaaaCACGCGGCGGAGCTGGCCTTGCAGAACGGTGCAACGGAGGATCCCAGCACAGACATGTACACCACTCCTGCGGCTCTGTCCTCTCACCACCACAAGAAACGCTCTCATCCGCAGCAGGCCAGCCAGGCAGGGGACAACAGGAGAGAGAAGTCCAGCTCTAAAAAGCCTCGGCTGCCGTCTTCCTTCACAGAGAACGGCTCCGCTACAAGCGAGGAGCTCAAGATGAGAATCAAAGTTTCGTCGGAGCGTCATGGGGGCTCAGAGCAGGGCGGGACTCTGTCTGGAAAAGACAAGCACAAAGAGCACAGCAGTCACCGCCACTCAAAACACGGACACTCTTATTCTCTCAGTGGAAACAGCAGAGGGACAATAGACAACGCTTCCATATCTCTACGAGCTCCCAGCAGCCACTGCAACGATGGGGGCTCCTCCGGCTCATCTCGTAAGAGGCCCCATTCTGACACCGGCAACCAcaaccatcatcaccaccaccaccaccacaaccatCACCACCACTCGTCCAAGAGCAGCAGGAGCTCCAAAGGAGGCCTGAGCTCGACCCACTATTCATCAGAAAGCAGCCAGAGGATGATGGAGCACCACGGCCACGACGGCACCAACGGCGTGCTGACTTCCAACGGCCAACACACTGACTACAAAGACACTTTCGACATGCTGGACTCATTACTAAGTGCCCAAGGAATGAACTTGTAA
- the LOC113127172 gene encoding cyclin-T2-like isoform X1, which translates to MAAHRGPSTKWLFTREQLENTPSRRCGIEADRELSYRQQAANLIQDIGQRLNVSQLIINTAIVYMHRFYMIHSFTKFHRNVISQTTLFLAAKVEEQPRKLEHVIKIAHACINPQEPALDTKSNAFQLQAQELVALETVVLQTLGFEITVDHPHTDVVRCSQLVRASKDLAQTSYFMATNSLHLTTFCLQYRPTVVACVCIHLACKWSNWEIPVSTDGKHWWEYVDRTVTLQLLDELTHEFLQILEKTPSRLKRIRNWRAIQAAKKPKTEGPTVDSAFQGTSLESLPGVASSFFPSTSASDSVDMPSLNAIAGPYTSYQPLSDQSTTCDYDQFSQPSHSDYTLLKHEHKAAGGSSSKHQQLGVNTATFSRPQKVLTLEKYREKHAAELALQNGATEDPSTDMYTTPAALSSHHHKKRSHPQQASQAGDNRREKSSSKKPRLPSSFTENGSATSEELKMRIKVSSERHGGSEQGGTLSGKDKHKEHSSHRHSKHGHSYSLSGNSRGTIDNASISLRAPSSHCNDGGSSGSSRKRPHSDTGNHNHHHHHHHHNHHHHSSKSSRSSKGGLSSTHYSSESSQRMMEHHGHDGTNGVLTSNGQHTDYKDTFDMLDSLLSAQGMNL; encoded by the exons ATGGCGGCGCACCGGGGTCCCTCTACGAAATGGCTCTTCACCCGGGAGCAGCTCGAAAACACGCCGTCTCGACGCTGCGGAATAGAGGCCGACAGGGAGCTGTCCTACCGGCAGCAGGCCGCCAACCTGATCCAGGACATAGGCCAGAGACTCAACGT CTCCCAACTCATCATCAACACTGCAATAGTCTATATGCACAGGTTTTATATGATTCACTCCTTCACCAAGTTCCATAGAAAT GTCATCTCGCAGACCACATTGTTCCTGGCAGCTAAAGTTGAGGAGCAGCCCAGGAAGCTGGAGCATGTCATTAAAATAGCCCATGCCTGCATTAACCCACAAGAGCCTGCCCTAGACACTAAGAGCAAT GCATTCCAGCTGCAGGCACAAGAGCTGGTAGCACTGGAAACAGTAGTGCTGCAAACGCTGG GTTTTGAAATAACAGTGGATCATCCACACACAGATGTTGTGAGGTGTTCCCAGCTAGTGCGAG CAAGCAAGGATTTGGCACAGACTTCCTATTTCATGGCTACCAACAG TTTGCACCTCACCACTTTCTGCCTGCAGTACAGACCCACAGTCGTTGCCTGTGTCTGCATCCACCTGGCCTGTAAGTGGTCCAACTGGGAGATCCCTGTATCGACAGATGGCAAACACTGGTGGGAGTATGTGGACCGCACTGTGACGTTACAGCTGCTGGATG AGCTCACTCATGAGTTTCTTCAGATCCTGGAGAAGACGCCCAGCAGGTTGAAGAGGATCAGAAACTGGAGG GCGATTCAAGCAGCTAAGAAGCCAAAGACAGAGGGCCCAACAGTGGACAGTGCCTTCCAGGGGACGTCCTTAGAAAGCCTTCCTGGTGTCGCCAGCTCTTTCTTCCCTTCCACCTCTGCATCTGACTCCGTAGACATGCCCTCCTTGAACGCCATCGCGGGCCCTTACACCTCCTACCAGCCGCTCAGCGACCAGTCGACGACCTGCGACTATGACCAGTTCTCCCAGCCTTCCCATTCGGACTACACGCTgctgaaacatgaacacaaagctgcagGCGGGTCTAGCAGCAAACACCAGCAGCTGGGTGTGAACACCGCGACTTTTTCACGGCCTCAGAAAGTTTTGACTCTCgaaaagtacagagagaaaCACGCGGCGGAGCTGGCCTTGCAGAACGGTGCAACGGAGGATCCCAGCACAGACATGTACACCACTCCTGCGGCTCTGTCCTCTCACCACCACAAGAAACGCTCTCATCCGCAGCAGGCCAGCCAGGCAGGGGACAACAGGAGAGAGAAGTCCAGCTCTAAAAAGCCTCGGCTGCCGTCTTCCTTCACAGAGAACGGCTCCGCTACAAGCGAGGAGCTCAAGATGAGAATCAAAGTTTCGTCGGAGCGTCATGGGGGCTCAGAGCAGGGCGGGACTCTGTCTGGAAAAGACAAGCACAAAGAGCACAGCAGTCACCGCCACTCAAAACACGGACACTCTTATTCTCTCAGTGGAAACAGCAGAGGGACAATAGACAACGCTTCCATATCTCTACGAGCTCCCAGCAGCCACTGCAACGATGGGGGCTCCTCCGGCTCATCTCGTAAGAGGCCCCATTCTGACACCGGCAACCAcaaccatcatcaccaccaccaccaccacaaccatCACCACCACTCGTCCAAGAGCAGCAGGAGCTCCAAAGGAGGCCTGAGCTCGACCCACTATTCATCAGAAAGCAGCCAGAGGATGATGGAGCACCACGGCCACGACGGCACCAACGGCGTGCTGACTTCCAACGGCCAACACACTGACTACAAAGACACTTTCGACATGCTGGACTCATTACTAAGTGCCCAAGGAATGAACTTGTAA
- the LOC113127172 gene encoding cyclin-T2-like isoform X3: protein MATNSLHLTTFCLQYRPTVVACVCIHLACKWSNWEIPVSTDGKHWWEYVDRTVTLQLLDELTHEFLQILEKTPSRLKRIRNWRAIQAAKKPKTEGPTVDSAFQGTSLESLPGVASSFFPSTSASDSVDMPSLNAIAGPYTSYQPLSDQSTTCDYDQFSQPSHSDYTLLKHEHKAAGGSSSKHQQLGVNTATFSRPQKVLTLEKYREKHAAELALQNGATEDPSTDMYTTPAALSSHHHKKRSHPQQASQAGDNRREKSSSKKPRLPSSFTENGSATSEELKMRIKVSSERHGGSEQGGTLSGKDKHKEHSSHRHSKHGHSYSLSGNSRGTIDNASISLRAPSSHCNDGGSSGSSRKRPHSDTGNHNHHHHHHHHNHHHHSSKSSRSSKGGLSSTHYSSESSQRMMEHHGHDGTNGVLTSNGQHTDYKDTFDMLDSLLSAQGMNL from the exons ATGGCTACCAACAG TTTGCACCTCACCACTTTCTGCCTGCAGTACAGACCCACAGTCGTTGCCTGTGTCTGCATCCACCTGGCCTGTAAGTGGTCCAACTGGGAGATCCCTGTATCGACAGATGGCAAACACTGGTGGGAGTATGTGGACCGCACTGTGACGTTACAGCTGCTGGATG AGCTCACTCATGAGTTTCTTCAGATCCTGGAGAAGACGCCCAGCAGGTTGAAGAGGATCAGAAACTGGAGG GCGATTCAAGCAGCTAAGAAGCCAAAGACAGAGGGCCCAACAGTGGACAGTGCCTTCCAGGGGACGTCCTTAGAAAGCCTTCCTGGTGTCGCCAGCTCTTTCTTCCCTTCCACCTCTGCATCTGACTCCGTAGACATGCCCTCCTTGAACGCCATCGCGGGCCCTTACACCTCCTACCAGCCGCTCAGCGACCAGTCGACGACCTGCGACTATGACCAGTTCTCCCAGCCTTCCCATTCGGACTACACGCTgctgaaacatgaacacaaagctgcagGCGGGTCTAGCAGCAAACACCAGCAGCTGGGTGTGAACACCGCGACTTTTTCACGGCCTCAGAAAGTTTTGACTCTCgaaaagtacagagagaaaCACGCGGCGGAGCTGGCCTTGCAGAACGGTGCAACGGAGGATCCCAGCACAGACATGTACACCACTCCTGCGGCTCTGTCCTCTCACCACCACAAGAAACGCTCTCATCCGCAGCAGGCCAGCCAGGCAGGGGACAACAGGAGAGAGAAGTCCAGCTCTAAAAAGCCTCGGCTGCCGTCTTCCTTCACAGAGAACGGCTCCGCTACAAGCGAGGAGCTCAAGATGAGAATCAAAGTTTCGTCGGAGCGTCATGGGGGCTCAGAGCAGGGCGGGACTCTGTCTGGAAAAGACAAGCACAAAGAGCACAGCAGTCACCGCCACTCAAAACACGGACACTCTTATTCTCTCAGTGGAAACAGCAGAGGGACAATAGACAACGCTTCCATATCTCTACGAGCTCCCAGCAGCCACTGCAACGATGGGGGCTCCTCCGGCTCATCTCGTAAGAGGCCCCATTCTGACACCGGCAACCAcaaccatcatcaccaccaccaccaccacaaccatCACCACCACTCGTCCAAGAGCAGCAGGAGCTCCAAAGGAGGCCTGAGCTCGACCCACTATTCATCAGAAAGCAGCCAGAGGATGATGGAGCACCACGGCCACGACGGCACCAACGGCGTGCTGACTTCCAACGGCCAACACACTGACTACAAAGACACTTTCGACATGCTGGACTCATTACTAAGTGCCCAAGGAATGAACTTGTAA
- the LOC113127172 gene encoding cyclin-T2-like isoform X4 — protein sequence MAAHRGPSTKWLFTREQLENTPSRRCGIEADRELSYRQQAANLIQDIGQRLNVSQLIINTAIVYMHRFYMIHSFTKFHRNVISQTTLFLAAKVEEQPRKLEHVIKIAHACINPQEPALDTKSNAFQLQAQELVALETVVLQTLGFEITVDHPHTDVVRCSQLVRASKDLAQTSYFMATNRLLSCSHYCTVMAHYSFLSCRVPLPVSNALYAPGSWEPPHPMLGSTSQAAVCGVLYKGSVLAHRG from the exons ATGGCGGCGCACCGGGGTCCCTCTACGAAATGGCTCTTCACCCGGGAGCAGCTCGAAAACACGCCGTCTCGACGCTGCGGAATAGAGGCCGACAGGGAGCTGTCCTACCGGCAGCAGGCCGCCAACCTGATCCAGGACATAGGCCAGAGACTCAACGT CTCCCAACTCATCATCAACACTGCAATAGTCTATATGCACAGGTTTTATATGATTCACTCCTTCACCAAGTTCCATAGAAAT GTCATCTCGCAGACCACATTGTTCCTGGCAGCTAAAGTTGAGGAGCAGCCCAGGAAGCTGGAGCATGTCATTAAAATAGCCCATGCCTGCATTAACCCACAAGAGCCTGCCCTAGACACTAAGAGCAAT GCATTCCAGCTGCAGGCACAAGAGCTGGTAGCACTGGAAACAGTAGTGCTGCAAACGCTGG GTTTTGAAATAACAGTGGATCATCCACACACAGATGTTGTGAGGTGTTCCCAGCTAGTGCGAG CAAGCAAGGATTTGGCACAGACTTCCTATTTCATGGCTACCAACAGGTTATTATCCTGTTCCCATTATTGCACTGTAATGGCACACTATAGCTTCCTGTCCTGCAGGGTCCCCCTTCCTGTGTCCAACGCCCTGTATGCACCTGGATCTTGGGAACCCCCCCACCCCATGTTGGGAAGTACCAGCCAGGCTGCTGTGTGCGGTGTATTGTACAAGGGCTCTGTGTTGGCACATAGGGGTTGA